A stretch of Cyanobacterium sp. HL-69 DNA encodes these proteins:
- the rpoA gene encoding DNA-directed RNA polymerase alpha subunit RpoA, with protein sequence MAVFKIDCLENKTQKNQGQYGKFVLEPLERGQGITVGNSLRRVLLSNLEGAAVTAVRIAGVNHEFAVIDGVREDVLEIMLNMKELVFKSYSDTPQIGRLVATGPDTVTAAQFSLPSEIEIIEPNHYICTLGKGAKLEMEFKVEKGRGYRAIEKGNDENSSLDFLQIDSVFMPVSKVNFTVEEVRHEGKLADRLTLEIWTNGSMKPEEALSEAASILVGLFTPLEDVDNIRGKTEVQPVEEDPTSQIPIEELNLSVRAYNCLKRAQINTVADLLEYSQDDLLEIKNFGQKSAEEVIEALQQRLGITLAEGKAKDVAGDLIDSQEPVATP encoded by the coding sequence GTGGCTGTGTTTAAAATAGACTGTTTAGAAAATAAAACTCAAAAAAATCAAGGGCAATACGGTAAGTTTGTACTAGAACCTTTAGAAAGAGGTCAGGGCATCACCGTGGGAAACTCCTTGAGAAGGGTTCTTTTATCTAACTTAGAGGGTGCAGCAGTGACTGCCGTACGAATTGCGGGGGTTAACCACGAGTTTGCTGTGATTGACGGGGTGAGGGAAGATGTGTTGGAAATTATGCTAAACATGAAAGAGCTCGTGTTTAAAAGCTACAGTGACACACCCCAAATCGGTCGTTTGGTGGCAACAGGACCTGACACGGTGACTGCCGCTCAGTTTAGTTTACCATCAGAGATTGAGATAATTGAACCTAACCATTACATTTGTACCTTGGGTAAGGGTGCAAAATTGGAAATGGAATTTAAAGTGGAAAAAGGTAGAGGTTATCGCGCCATTGAAAAAGGTAATGATGAAAACTCTTCTTTGGACTTTTTGCAAATAGATTCAGTGTTCATGCCTGTTTCTAAGGTTAATTTCACGGTGGAAGAAGTACGCCATGAAGGAAAATTAGCAGATCGCTTGACTTTAGAAATTTGGACTAATGGCAGTATGAAACCAGAGGAGGCTCTTTCTGAGGCGGCCTCTATTTTAGTAGGTTTATTTACTCCTTTAGAAGATGTGGATAATATCAGAGGAAAAACTGAGGTTCAACCCGTTGAGGAAGATCCTACCAGTCAAATTCCTATTGAGGAGTTAAATCTATCTGTAAGGGCTTACAACTGTCTCAAACGGGCTCAGATCAATACCGTGGCGGATTTATTGGAGTATTCCCAAGATGATTTACTAGAAATCAAAAACTTTGGTCAAAAGTCTGCGGAGGAAGTTATTGAGGCTCTACAGCAGCGCCTTGGCATTACCCTAGCGGAAGGAAAGGCTAAAGATGTGGCAGGAGATTTGATTGATAGTCAAGAACCCGTTGCCACTCCCTAA
- the rplQ gene encoding LSU ribosomal protein L17 RplQ, giving the protein MRHRRKVAQLGLPADQRKALLRALTTQLLKEGEIVTTKARAKAVRSTADKMITLAKNGSVASRRRALGYIYDKDLVNDIFAKAAERYGNRNGGYTRLVRTKNRRGDNAEMAILQLV; this is encoded by the coding sequence ATGAGACATCGTCGTAAGGTAGCCCAACTAGGCTTGCCTGCTGATCAAAGAAAGGCTCTTTTAAGAGCTTTGACTACTCAGTTATTAAAAGAAGGGGAGATTGTTACCACCAAAGCCCGTGCTAAGGCTGTACGTTCCACTGCGGATAAAATGATCACTTTGGCTAAAAATGGCTCTGTGGCATCCCGTAGAAGAGCTTTAGGTTATATCTATGACAAGGATTTAGTTAACGATATTTTTGCTAAAGCGGCGGAACGTTATGGCAACCGTAATGGTGGTTATACCCGTCTAGTTCGTACTAAAAACCGTCGTGGAGATAATGCTGAAATGGCTATTCTTCAGTTAGTGTAG
- the rpsK gene encoding SSU ribosomal protein S11 RpsK produces the protein MAKPTKRGGPKKQKKNIPSGTAYIKSTFNNTIVTITDTTGNVISWATAGSSGFKGAKKGTPFAAQTAADSAARTAMDNGMKQVEVMVSGPGAGRETAIRALQGAGLEITLIRDITPIPHNGCRPPKRRRV, from the coding sequence ATGGCAAAACCCACAAAACGGGGAGGTCCAAAAAAACAGAAGAAAAATATCCCCAGTGGTACAGCTTATATTAAATCCACATTTAATAATACCATTGTCACCATCACCGACACCACTGGCAACGTAATCTCTTGGGCCACGGCTGGTTCTAGCGGTTTCAAAGGTGCTAAAAAAGGTACTCCCTTCGCCGCTCAAACCGCAGCGGATAGTGCAGCTCGTACCGCTATGGATAACGGAATGAAACAAGTTGAAGTAATGGTAAGTGGTCCTGGGGCAGGAAGAGAAACCGCCATCAGAGCATTACAAGGAGCAGGATTAGAAATTACTTTAATTCGTGACATCACCCCCATTCCTCACAATGGTTGTCGTCCTCCAAAAAGAAGAAGAGTATAG
- the adk gene encoding adenylate kinase Adk — MTRLIFLGAPGAGKGTQAEILAAHLSIPHISTGEILRSAIAKQTPLGIKAKSFVDNGDLVPDELILDLIKDRLGQEDAQKGWILDGFPRNVPQAEFLSTLLTELDQNCTAAINLEVPDSTLMKRLLGRGRKDDNEETIANRLDVYRQKTAPLIDFYQSTGLLKTVNGDRTLEEISTELQTIVKS, encoded by the coding sequence ATGACCAGATTAATTTTTTTAGGCGCCCCTGGCGCTGGGAAAGGTACTCAAGCCGAAATCTTGGCAGCTCATTTGAGTATCCCCCACATCTCCACTGGAGAAATTTTAAGAAGTGCGATCGCCAAGCAAACCCCTTTAGGGATTAAAGCAAAATCTTTTGTAGATAACGGCGACTTGGTACCCGATGAGTTAATCCTTGATTTGATCAAAGATAGACTAGGTCAGGAAGACGCTCAAAAAGGTTGGATTTTAGACGGTTTCCCCCGTAATGTTCCCCAAGCGGAATTTCTTTCTACTCTGTTAACAGAATTGGATCAAAACTGTACCGCAGCTATTAACCTCGAAGTACCTGATTCTACCTTGATGAAAAGGCTTTTAGGTCGTGGCAGAAAAGACGACAACGAGGAAACCATCGCCAATCGTTTAGACGTTTATCGTCAAAAAACGGCTCCCCTGATTGATTTTTATCAAAGTACAGGGTTGTTAAAAACAGTCAATGGCGATCGCACCCTAGAAGAAATCAGTACCGAATTGCAAACAATAGTAAAATCCTAA
- the secY gene encoding preprotein translocase subunit SecY, translated as MVVSREKTPTAQETFMQMAQAAGLRGRLLITIGLLILIRLGIYIPVPGIDRDAFEAAVQNLPFLGFLDLFTGGGLATVGIFALGILPYINASIIIQLLTSAIPALEDLQKNEGEAGRRKIAQITRYVAFGWAVIQSTGITIGLLRPYALNDSPIFIIETVIAISAGSMFVMWVSELITERGLGNGASLLIFVNIVAVLPRTLGNTIDYAQSGGREAIAQVVLLVLVFLVMIVGIVFVQEGTRRIPIISARRQVGRRLYRERTSYLPLRLNQGGVMPIIFASAVLVLPSSVAGFADGTPFNTLLNNVALALRPGSIWYVVVYSLLIVFFSYFYASLISNPEDIAQNLKKMGSSIPGIRPGKATVAYIEGVLNRLTLLGAVFLTIVATVPTFVESATGVTTFQGFGATSLLILVGVAIDTAKQVQTYVISQRYEGMVKD; from the coding sequence ATGGTTGTCAGCAGAGAAAAAACTCCAACTGCTCAAGAAACCTTTATGCAAATGGCACAGGCTGCAGGGCTTCGTGGTCGTTTGCTTATTACTATAGGTTTATTAATTTTAATTCGATTAGGAATTTACATTCCTGTACCAGGTATTGATCGTGATGCTTTTGAGGCGGCGGTTCAAAATTTACCTTTTCTAGGGTTCTTAGATCTTTTCACAGGAGGCGGTTTAGCTACTGTGGGAATTTTTGCGTTAGGAATTTTGCCCTATATTAATGCTTCTATTATTATCCAACTTTTGACTTCTGCCATTCCTGCCCTAGAGGATTTACAGAAAAATGAAGGGGAAGCAGGTCGTCGTAAAATTGCTCAAATTACCCGTTATGTGGCTTTTGGTTGGGCGGTAATTCAATCTACTGGTATTACTATCGGTTTATTGCGTCCCTATGCCCTTAATGATAGTCCTATTTTCATCATTGAAACGGTTATCGCCATTTCGGCGGGATCTATGTTCGTGATGTGGGTATCAGAGTTGATTACGGAGAGAGGCTTAGGAAATGGTGCTTCTCTGTTGATTTTTGTCAACATTGTGGCGGTGTTACCCCGTACCCTTGGTAATACCATCGATTATGCTCAGTCTGGGGGCAGAGAGGCGATCGCACAGGTCGTTTTACTTGTCCTTGTATTCTTAGTAATGATTGTGGGTATCGTGTTTGTCCAAGAAGGTACTCGCCGTATTCCCATTATTTCTGCCCGTCGTCAAGTAGGACGCCGCTTATACCGTGAACGCACCAGTTACTTACCCCTAAGACTTAACCAAGGTGGGGTAATGCCGATCATTTTTGCTTCGGCAGTGTTAGTATTACCATCTTCTGTAGCCGGTTTTGCCGATGGTACTCCTTTTAATACCTTATTAAATAATGTTGCTTTGGCACTGCGCCCTGGTTCCATCTGGTATGTTGTAGTTTACTCCTTACTCATTGTTTTCTTTAGTTATTTCTATGCTTCTTTGATTTCTAATCCAGAAGACATTGCCCAAAACTTGAAGAAAATGGGATCTAGTATTCCAGGGATTCGTCCTGGTAAAGCAACAGTAGCTTATATTGAAGGGGTTTTGAATCGCTTAACCCTATTGGGAGCAGTTTTCTTAACCATCGTAGCAACGGTTCCTACTTTTGTTGAAAGTGCTACTGGGGTAACAACTTTCCAAGGTTTTGGTGCGACTTCCCTCTTAATTCTTGTGGGTGTAGCCATCGATACTGCGAAACAAGTTCAAACCTATGTTATCTCTCAACGTTATGAAGGAATGGTGAAAGATTAG
- the rpmJ gene encoding LSU ribosomal protein L36 RpmJ: MKVRASVKKICDKCRVIRRKGRVMVICENPKHKQRQG, from the coding sequence ATGAAAGTTAGAGCATCAGTCAAAAAAATCTGTGACAAATGCCGTGTAATCCGTCGTAAAGGTCGGGTTATGGTAATTTGTGAAAACCCAAAACATAAACAACGTCAAGGATAA
- the infA gene encoding translation initiation factor IF-1 InfA, producing MSKKDLIEMEGTVTESLPNAMFRVDLDNGFNVLAHIAGKIRRNYIKILPGDRVKVELTPYDLSKGRITYRLKGKKN from the coding sequence ATGTCAAAAAAAGATCTGATTGAAATGGAAGGCACAGTGACTGAATCCCTACCTAACGCCATGTTCCGCGTGGACTTAGATAACGGTTTCAACGTCCTTGCCCACATCGCAGGAAAAATTAGACGTAATTACATCAAAATTTTACCAGGCGATCGTGTCAAAGTAGAACTTACCCCCTATGACCTAAGTAAAGGAAGAATTACTTATCGTCTCAAAGGAAAAAAGAACTAA
- the rpsM gene encoding SSU ribosomal protein S13 RpsM, which produces MARISGIDLPRDKRVEIGLTYLYGIGLVTSQKILAATGVNPDTRVKDLSDEDIAKLRANIEENYQIEGDLRRLEAMNIKRLGDIGTYRGRRHRQGLPVRGQRTKTNGRTRRGRKVAIAGKKKAPKK; this is translated from the coding sequence ATGGCACGGATATCCGGTATTGACTTACCTCGTGATAAACGAGTAGAAATAGGACTAACCTATCTATACGGCATTGGTTTAGTAACTTCTCAAAAAATCTTAGCCGCCACAGGAGTAAATCCTGACACCAGAGTTAAAGATTTAAGTGACGAAGACATTGCTAAACTAAGAGCCAACATCGAAGAAAACTACCAAATCGAAGGGGATTTGCGTCGTTTAGAAGCGATGAATATCAAGCGTTTAGGGGACATTGGCACCTATCGTGGTCGCCGTCATCGTCAAGGCTTACCCGTAAGAGGGCAAAGAACCAAAACCAACGGTAGAACTCGCAGAGGACGCAAAGTTGCCATTGCTGGGAAGAAAAAAGCACCTAAGAAATAA